GCTTCCCAAATATTGGGTGGCAATCATGGATTCATGGTATACAGTGCCATGCCGTGCCTCCTGATGTGGCTGTGTGTTGGCCATCCTAGGCCAGATGAATACCATTTGTTTGCCTTGATGTAGCCTGAATATCATCAAATTTCGTGTCATCGGATTTGTGACTGCGATCTCAAGTTTGACCGGGAGATGAGATGTCTTGAGCTCTAGACGAGGGCCTTGTTTGTGGTCACACTGCAACGGCACAGAACGAAAGGCGTGCATCCCTGTTGGATTCTCTTTCGATGGTGGGACGAGCTTTAGAGAGGCAAAAGATAACATCGTGTTTGAAAATTTTCGCTCTTACCACCTCGAGGAACTTCGTTATCGTGTGCAGCGTTCTTGTAGTGACACAGATCATCAGGGACTATATCTCCTGAGTAAGCAATGATTGACGATGATTGGCGATATTGAAGCGTTGCTGGTGTTTTCGAGACGATACGGCCGACGATAAAAGGGGCAATGACAAGACCAACTTTCTCATGACCTCTTCTCTTCAGCTATTCAATCATTCGAATTCATAGCAGTCGCCAGATAATCATCATCAAGTACTTGATCATCCAAAGGTTTCCGCTCTCGCTTTGAAGCATCGCACTTCTCATTGCGCCCATCTCTCGTTACACAGGATCTTGATCTCATCCATAATGCTGGCCATCTTAAGCCTACCCTGGGTGCTCGCCGCTGTGCTCGGCATCGCCCAGGCTTCTCCAACCAACGTTGTCGATGTCGATCTCCCCGAAGCCGCAAAGCCCGCAGCTCCGACGAAGACTTTCATCCTCACTCAAGAGGACGTCGACGCCTACTACGAAGAGAACAGCATTACTGGCGTAGTGGGAATGAATGGAATGGACGATATCTCGCTCTCAGACTTGAATGACGCTCCCGTCTACAACATCACCTGCCCCGACAAATGgcaagtctattattataattggTGGCCGTAAGATACCCTGTCCCCTGATCATAATGCTCATTGAGCATACTGAAGCAGACTCATCGCAGTTTACTCAACACGATGTGCCGCACAATAACCAAGATGGGAGGAGCTTGGACCGACGGGCCATGGACTGGCGTCTTCGGTGGCAATCAAGCCAAAATAGACAGAGCTAGAAAAGTCACCTTCGACTGGGTACAGACGGGTGAGGATTGCCAAGGAAGCTGCGTGCAAGTCTTTAGCACTTTGCGCAACGCGGGTTCGTGTAAGTGAATCTGCCCCCATCAGCTTACTTTACGTCCTACTACGGCCTCATGCCATCGCCTAGATGAGCAATACTGACGGTATCTCGATAGGCCGCGGCGACGAGTTCTGGATGCATGAAAAGATTAACATGAACTACGAGGGCTGCGGAATCGCAAAGTTCGAGTATCAATACCAGCAACAAGGGGTACTGGAAAACGGAAGAGGAGAATGCTGGAACACCAAGGATTACCGGCCGACATACCTGCCCGTGAAAGCAATTGTCAAGGATTTCTGTGAACAGTCCATCAAGACGATCCGACAGCGAGGAGCCGATCAGTTCGTCAAGGACGTTTCACGTGGAAAGGACGGACACTATTTCACGAGCTATAACCGCCAGGTCGACGATGCGTTGAACAATACCAAGCTGTACGATGTCGGCATGATTCACTTCTGGATCAAGCCGAGGAACAATACTATTGCTTGTCCTGCGGGCAAGACCGTTCAAGACATCATCGAGGATAAAGTACACGGGCTCAACGAGGCGATGTGCCAGCAGCGCATCTTGTCTATCGAGAATATGGACTGTAAGTACCCTTTGCGTCCAGGATAGCGAAGACGGCACATTGGCTGATTCTGAGATGAACCATAGGTGGAGCTCCCCTAGGCAAAAGCGATGGCGGACGCTTGTTTGCAGACTGTTTCGAGTGGGGAGTCGAAGCATCTGGTTACAATGGCATCGACATTCTTGATTAAGCTGTCGGGACAGGGCCGTACTCGCTTCTTTCGTACGGACTCACCACATTCATTGGCAATGTAAAGGCTGGCTGGGCTAGCCGTTGTGATGTTTTGGGGAGGATATCTCCGCGATTTCGCAGCCACAGCAATCTTTGACTGAGAATGCTGGCCAAACGCTAGGGCTTTTTTCCTGATTTTGACGAAATTCAATCATATTGTAAGCTGAAATTGATCTTGTCGAGATAACAACTGCGGGTTTCATTCTGCTGGTATCCGTGTTGTAATGAGTAAAGATCGCGCTCGGCCGAATAAAGTCGCAACATCGCAGATACGGCCAGGGAGGCCTAAGACCGACTTGGCGGTCTCACAAAAGGAGTGGAGAGGTGGGCTGGCGGGGATTTCTCCGGAAAGGATGGGCAGGCGCGGCTCACTAAGATATGAGATAGCCGACGTTGACCGAAAACGCCCGTATGAGAACTACGATTGCTGATGAGATGAAGCCTCAAATCAACACATGAGGCTACATATGAGCACTCATTGAGAGGTCAACGTGAGTTGATAAACCGAAGATGAGAATGAGCGAGTCACAATTGAATTGAGACACGTGACGTCGTGGGATACTGTAAATCCAGATCCGAGGCTCAACCGCGAAGAAGAGGGAACTGAGACGCTAAGACCGAAAAAGGTAGGGTGCCCCACGTTTGGTTCCTTCCCTTCCCGAGTGACAGAATTGCTGCACTGGCTGAACATTGAAGCAGGCGCGGGCACGGCGCAGTCTCTCTTTCCCGCGGATGTCGCCCTCCATTCTTCCGACCGCCCGGAAAAGAATAAAGCGGGTCTGATGGTCAGTTCCAGCCATTCAGATAACTGGAAACGGCAGAGAATTGGAGACCAGCCACTTACGGAATCCCCATGGTGCCCCACCTGCGCAGGCGTTGGAGAGAAAGAACGGAAAGCACGACGGCCAGCCGAGAAAGAGCAGGagcagaaaaaaaaaagcctgcCTCAGTCAGTATCTGCCACCTTCGGTCTGTACTTTGACCGTGTACCGTTCCCAGTTACCGTCCCCGTCTGTCGCCGTGGTACCTTGCTCTTGCGGCATTTGACAGCCAGCAACTCTGCCTTTCTCGAATTCCACTCTTTTTCTGAATTCTTCCACTCCCCAACTCCTCCGATCCCGAACAACATCTATTGCTCCGCGAATACCCTCACGAGGCACCAACGACCGTCACGATGCTTTCCCGAGGATCCGCCCGCACTGCGCAGGTACGTCGCCTCTTTGCCAACTCTCAATTGAGTCCCTTTCCTGCTGTGCCAGCCGCGACGTGGTTTTTTTCTTGGTGTGTGTCTGTGCATCGTGATCGCAGAGGCAAGGCTGCGATGTAAGAGGGGGAGAAACAACCACAACGAGCACCAAATTACGACCTGGTAGATAACGCAGAGAACATGACGACATCGGCCAGGATGAAAGATTTTGAAAGGAAGACACGAGAAGCAGACATAATCACAAGCACACAAAGCACACGGCCACCAGAAAATGGCCACACATGCAGCCAGATATGCCACGATAACCCACGGACAAATGGCTAACAATCCTCCCTCATACAGATTCTGCGCACCGCGCAGCCCGCGCGCGCCTACGCCACGGTCGGCTCTGACATCTTCAAGCCCACCAAGTTTGGCGGCAAGTACACGGTCACGTTGATCCCTGGTGACGGTATCGGTGCCGAGGTCGCCGAGAGCGTCAAGACCATCTTCAAGGCCGACAACGTCCCCATTGAGTGGGAGCAGGTCGAGGTCTCTGGTCTCAACACCACCACCCCCGAGAAGACTGAGGACCTCTTCCGCGAGTCCGTCGCCTCCCTTCGCCGCAACAAGCTCGGCCTCAAGGGTATCCTTCACACTCCCATTGAGCGCTCCGGCCACCAGTCCTTCAACGTCGCCATGCGCCAGGAGCTCGACATCTACGCCTCCATCTCCCTCATCAAGAACATTCCCGGCTACCAGACCCGCCATGAGGGTGTCGACCTCGCCATCATCCGTGAGAACACCGAGGGTGAGTACTCTGGCCTTGAGCACCAGTCCGTCCCCGGTGTCGTCGAGTCCCTCAAGATCATCACCCGCGCCAAGTCTGAGCGCATCGCCAAGTTCGCCTTCAACTTCGCTCTGGCCAACAACCGCAAGAAGGTCACCTGCATTCACAAGGCCAACATCATGAAGTTGGCTGACGGTCTCTTCCGCTCCACCTTCCACCGTGTCGCCAACGACTACCCCACCCTCGAGGTCAACGACATGATTGTCGACAACGCCTCCATGCAGGCTGTTAGCAAGCCCCAGCAGTTCGATGTCATGGTCATGCCTAACCTGTACGGTGGCATTCTGTCCAACATCGGCGCTGCCCTTGTCGGTGGTGCTGGTATCGTCCCCGGTTGCAACATGGGCCGTGATGTTGCTGTCTTCGAGCCCGGTTGCCGTCACGTCGGCCTCGACATCAAGGGCAAGGACCAGGCCAACCCCACTGCTCTGATTCTGTCCGGTGCCATGCTTCTCCGTCACCTTGGTCTCGATGACCACGCCAACCGCATTTCCCAGGCCATCTACGGCGTCATTGCCGAGGGGTAAGTTCTTTCGTCTCTCCTGGGATTGCAATGAGAATAGCTGCTAACAACCCAACAGCCAGGTCCGCACCCGTGACATGGGCGGTGAGGCCACCACCCACCAGTTCACCAAGGCCATCCTCGACAAGATGGATACCTTGTAAATACAGCTACAGACACACAAACCACCATCCCTGTAGCTATACGATAAACCAACCACAGCGGGCGGCTTCCCACCTTCCTCAAAACGACCCCCTATTTACCTACCTTTTCCCCCGACAACGCGATTAGACTCGAAATGAGGCGAGACTGGGACGGAGATAGATACCACCGACGCGGTCGAATTGCATAAACAAGCGGAGGAATAGATTTCTGTTTTGGACACTGGGAGGAAGGCTCGGTCTTGCTGGGAGATTGTAGTTGTACCAGTTGTACGTAGCATAGGAGTCACGCAAAGCATATGAGTTCCTTTTTCGTTGTTTGAACCAGACCTGACCAAGCTCCACTGGCCCCATGTGCTCTCTTTTATATGTTCAAGGTGACAATTGCCCCGGATTCTAAACTTAGTCCATTATCTATTGATGACGAATACCCGCGCTGCTATTCGACGACTCGTGGCCCCTCGAACCAGTTTCGCATTGTCATCAGGTATCTACTATCACCGACGTTGCTCGGAGTACATATAGCCTTGCGCCGAACGAAACGGCATCATTCTCATGAAGTTCTCAGCCTCGCCTCAAGCGTGGGGCATCTGCGGACTTGACAAACCAATTAGCGGTCGTGCTGGCTACATGGCCTCGGACGTGAGTTTGGCTTCGGCTCGGAGAGCTGGCGGCGTGCTGACTCGGATAACATCGGCAATCCGAGGTGGTGCTCGGGCGCCGATGTCTCGGCCGTTTGGTTGGTGGGCCTTTTGGTTTTGCCGAGGTTAAGCCTTTTGGGTGCGATATGCTTTCTTCAGTCTTGAAGATGAGTGAAGAATGTGGGTCGGTTGTGGATAAGAGACAACTTCGTTGCTTTTGTCACAGCAACGAGGAGTCTTTGGGAACAGTCTGATCGGTGTATTTTCCAGTCTGGCGTTGTAAATGTGACAGTTTTGTAGTGTCAGTTTGTGTTGAAGTTTAGGTGCAATCGCGTAGCTGGACTGTTTGCTACCTTATCAAAAACTGAGAGCCAGTGTTTAATTGAGTTGAGTGGTAATAATTGTTTACTCAAGAGATACTCTTGAGTTGTCTGAGTCCCGAATAACTGCAGCGACGCAGACACCAATGCCGACGACAGCAACTAAAGTAAGTTTTCCGGTATCTGCAACCCGAAGATTGCTGCCCAGAAGTTTCTTTTGCTCTCGACAGATTTCGAGGTTCACGTTGCTTCATCCAGATTTTGAACATCCTTTACAAGCATCGCTGGTCCCCTAAGTCTCATCATGCAGTTATTACCTATGATCAGTGATGCCACCGCGCAGGCAAGCAATGCTAGCAACTTATGCAACGAGGTAATGGATTAGCCTCAGAATCTGAGGAGTGTTGCGGGAGAATGCTTTTCAACTCAGGGCAGAAAAACATCATACAATTGACAAGAAAGCCACACTTCACCATTTGTTCTTGGTAAGCGAGCTGAAGATTGACAAACCTCCAGAGAAAAATACGGTCCTTGTCAATGCCTGAGCTAAGAGAGCTTCACAGATGCGTACTTGGCCAGTATTTCAGCTCCTCCCGACCACTCTCGCCAGACAGAATCTCTGTACACATTCAAAGCCTCCTAGTGCCAGTACGTATAACTTCCCTATCTGAGTCAACGAGGACAGGATCGATAGTCCGTTCATCTCATGTCTAACAAGCTTAAATAGCAAACCCAAAAATAACAGCTCACGTCTGACGATCAGCCATCCAGAGACAGTTACTCGCACACGACCGATCTAGCAGCCAGGCTCCTGGGTAGACCCAGATTACGCTCATAGTGTCTTGTGTCACATCTCACACCGAGGGGTTCAGTAATCTCTGATGACAATCTGCATCCACTCCGGAGCTACCTAGCTGGGGTGTCAAAGGGGGGTTGGAGGTGCACGCAAGCGCGTGACAAGATTGCTTGCCGCTCTATAGGTACATTCTCTGGCTCTTTTCCTATTGTGTCTATTTTATTGTCACTGTTCTTTTTTTCTCTATTTCTATGATCCCTATTTCTATGAACCCGATTCCTTTTCTGTCTTTGGAGAGCATTCTTCAATGGACATGTAGAAAGAAAAGTGATAGCAGAAAGAATCAAAAAAGGAAAGAACAAGATCAGGTAAGAGGGCGTGAAAATCTTGTTGACTAGCATTCTATTCTGTCACCAGATTGGCAGGAAGAGAGACATCTGAGATCTTGAGAGTGGTTGAAGCTGAGACAGCCTGTAATCTCTGACGAGCTTCCCCCTACTTTGTACGACTTGCGATTTTCTCTATGGCTTGAGAGCGTAACTGACTACCTCTCACAACTCACTGAGATAGTCATACAGTCCTGTACGAGATTCTTGAGTCTTGACTCCTTTTCCATCCTTGTATGTGGTTCACTGTGCTCCCATCACAAACCTACTATACCATATCACCGGACATCAGAGAATCCCCGACCTGACATCTTCAGAAAACTCAGTCGCCAAAGAAGCAATACAATCGCAGATCGCCTCCATCTTGCCTCAATTTTACTCATGAGAAACAGCAAAACAGTCCACACTGGCCTCGAAGCGCCGTGTCAGTGTGCTACCGTACAGGGCTCGCGGAAGTCAACTACATAAGTCCCCATTGGCCGAGTTTCAGCCACCCAATTTGTGTAAGCGATTCTCGGGAATCGAAGACGGCCGGAATTCTGGGTCCTCTGGTAGATAGATCTCTGTACGATCGATCGCAGATGCTCCGCCGGATCAGAAACAGAAACAGGTTCATGGGAACCGACACACAGTCACCCAGCATGAGCGAGCGATATATCGGTGCCCAGAACCCAGATCTGGCAGACTATCCTTGCCAAGCAGGGCATTTTCGGCGGAAGCACTGTCTGCAACACCGAATCACACATGCCCCCCTTGAAATGTCTCCTCAACATGGAGGCATCTGTCCATGTCGGCTTTATCACACAGGAAAGTCAGCGGAGAGCACATATATATCCACCAATCGCGAGACGAAATAATCAATTCAACCTTGGAACATCTCAAAGTATGCATGAGATTTACTTCATCTCGAGCAGAGCATGCACTGCGGGTGCATCTCAAAAATGACGATGCAGCAATAACCCGTCTTGCAGGGCAGGCCTCGAGGAGCAAGAACCCGAGTTCGCGCTGGGAGGTGGGGGGATGGAACGGGACAGGCGTCTACCCAACAGCCAACCGCTCAAGAGGCCAAGAAAACAGCCAACTCGCAAAGACTTCCCAACTTGTTACGCCGACATCAATAGtttcccctttttttctctctcactGTCTCCACCCCAGAATGATTGGATGGTCGGGAACTTTCGAAAGTTGGCATACGGCAAATCTACACGCCTTGAATTCAGGTGTCTCTGTAGGCAGACGCAATCTCTGTTGTCTCATTCGACCTGGAGAACGAGTTGCCGAGAGAAGGGGGTGCCTTGTTCCAAAGATCCGGGACCCGTGTAATCTCGCGGCAGCATCCGCTGTGGCCGGCACACATTGTATGCCATATGGTCTTTACCCTGTAACAAAAGCCATGCTTTCCAGCGGGCGTTGGCAGCTCTTTTCACCTACCCCGCTTCAACGGCACAATCCTAATGAGTTCAATGGTCAGCATGATAATCTCTGTCAAGGCAGTCGTGGAAGAAGATTTTGTTTGCCCTCTTGGCGCATATGCTTCCTTTTAACCCCCCTTGCACTAGACATTGCTTACATTCTCGTAGGAGTTTTGCGGATCGACTCTCCTAGCGTGGGCGTCAGCCATGCGGGAGCAAGGATCAGTCTCACTCTTGAAAATCCTGAGATTCTCTCTTACACCCGCTCCCCCACCCCTCATTAACATCAGGCCCTCCTCGACAGGGATGTGAACAGCGAAAGAAGCACTCATGTCTTTCCGGACATGCAGATCCAGTGGCTTGATTCCTGTGTTACAACAAGACTTGAATTATCGTTGTCTTGTGATCAAAGAAGTGCAGATGCCGGGCCAGGGTCATCCTGTCAAACATTTCTGGGAGTTGCAGTTGGTGGCGTTTTGACTTGGGTGGAAATTGTTTGCCTGTCTTGTCTTCGATACCGTTGGTCCGGACATGGCTTGGAACACCCCTGGCGAAGGATTGTGATGGCTTTATGGGGGGTAAGCATCGAAGTTGCAGATTCGGTCTAGGAAGAAATCCCTTTGGGTGACATGTTTGGCGGGTCAAAGGCCCGGTAGAAAATGGAAGCAAAGGTGAAAGGTGGAATATCGACAATGGCTTGCTTTTTTCTCCTCTGTGTTTTGGTATTCCTTCCTTAAAGATAGGTCTTCGCTCCTTCTCAAGGAATGTCGTCCGATCTTTTGGGAGCTCTAGACGTTTACAAAAAAGCTCAATTCGACTTCCAATCTACAGGCTTCACCTTTCCGCCTTTCCACCCACTTCGCCTTTTCACCCTTGCCTCCCTTTCTACCCAACCCATCCAGTTTTCGTTAAGAACTCTGGTAGCGACTCTTCTTAACCTTGATCCTAGTCCATCATTAATCTCTTCACTATTATCTCTCCTTCCGACCTGGACGTTACGCCATCCTTGTTCTTGCCCCTTGCCCTCGAACCATGGCTTTGAAGCTCTGCACAGGCATATCGCTTCTACTTGCAACTATTGGCATCAGATTCTTGTACCTGGATCTTTCTACTGCATTCAAGATCTTCTTGACTTCATTGACCTTGCAATGTACCGTTCTCTTAGGATATAATGCTTTCCTCTATCCTTTCTTCCTATCGCCGCTGCGGCACCTTCCAGGACCAAAGGTAAGGAGTGCCAACTTTTCTCACATACACAACGGAAGGATCGACACGACCACTTGAAAGATATGAGATATTGCAGAAGCGCTAATTCACAAAGCTTATAGGGCGGTCATTTCCTGATTGGTCAGATGCTCAATCAGATCAGAACCCCGGGGCCAGCCGATATCTTCATATCTTGGACAAAGCAATGGCCCGACGCGCCTTTTGTCCGCTACCTCTCAATGTTCAATGCTGAGACTCTCATGGTCAACAGTCTGGCGGCTTTTAAAGAGGTTCAACAGACGAAGGCATTCTCATTCCGAAAGTCACAGTTGGCAGCACGCATGTTCTCCCCCATCACCGGACATGGACTCATGTTCTCAGAGGGCGAGGAGAGAAAGAAGCAGCGAACCCAGTTGAACCGTGAGTTCCTTCATTTCAAGTTACCCTTTATTCACGTTATTTTTACTGACATTGCTACATAGGGGCGTTCTCAAACCAAAATACGCGCACGATGCTGCCAGTCTTCCAGCTCAAAGCCAATCAGATGTGTGAAGCAATCTTCCGAAACATGGGCGGAGAGGACGTCAAGCTTGTTGATGGTATGCTAAAGTACTGTCTTCTCCTGACTAACTGATGCTGACTTCTGTCTCAAGTCGAACCCTACATCCGAAAAGCAACTCTCGACGTCTTCGTCATTGGCTCGATCGGCTGCGATCTCGACGGCATCTCCATCCCTGAAGCCCACTTCTACGACGTGTACGAGCGCATTATCCGCCAGCCTCCTTCCGGCCACGTTCTCACCTTCATCGATGGCCATATCCCTGTCCGCTCTTGGCTCCCTCTTCCCAGTAACAAGAGATGGCTGAAGGATGTTGCCCTGATTCGGACAATGCTCCTCACCTGCGTTGAGAACCGCCGTGCTGAGATGATTGCTGAGAAGAAGCTTG
The Colletotrichum lupini chromosome 6, complete sequence DNA segment above includes these coding regions:
- a CDS encoding isocitrate dehydrogenase subunit 1 encodes the protein MSKDRARPNKVATSQIRPGRPKTDLAVSQKEWRADVDRKRPLKSTHEATYEHSLRGQHPRLNREEEGTETLRPKKVGCPTFGSFPSRVTELLHWLNIEAGAGTAQSLFPADVALHSSDRPEKNKAGLMVSSSHSDNWKRQRIGDQPLTESPWCPTCAGVGEKERKARRPAEKEQEQKKKSLPQSVSATFGLYFDRVPFPVTVPVCRRGTLLLRHLTASNSAFLEFHSFSEFFHSPTPPIPNNIYCSANTLTRHQRPSRCFPEDPPALRSRDVVFFLILRTAQPARAYATVGSDIFKPTKFGGKYTVTLIPGDGIGAEVAESVKTIFKADNVPIEWEQVEVSGLNTTTPEKTEDLFRESVASLRRNKLGLKGILHTPIERSGHQSFNVAMRQELDIYASISLIKNIPGYQTRHEGVDLAIIRENTEGEYSGLEHQSVPGVVESLKIITRAKSERIAKFAFNFALANNRKKVTCIHKANIMKLADGLFRSTFHRVANDYPTLEVNDMIVDNASMQAVSKPQQFDVMVMPNLYGGILSNIGAALVGGAGIVPGCNMGRDVAVFEPGCRHVGLDIKGKDQANPTALILSGAMLLRHLGLDDHANRISQAIYGVIAEGQVRTRDMGGEATTHQFTKAILDKMDTL
- a CDS encoding cytochrome P450; this translates as MALKLCTGISLLLATIGIRFLYLDLSTAFKIFLTSLTLQCTVLLGYNAFLYPFFLSPLRHLPGPKGGHFLIGQMLNQIRTPGPADIFISWTKQWPDAPFVRYLSMFNAETLMVNSLAAFKEVQQTKAFSFRKSQLAARMFSPITGHGLMFSEGEERKKQRTQLNRAFSNQNTRTMLPVFQLKANQMCEAIFRNMGGEDVKLVDVEPYIRKATLDVFVIGSIGCDLDGISIPEAHFYDVYERIIRQPPSGHVLTFIDGHIPVRSWLPLPSNKRWLKDVALIRTMLLTCVENRRAEMIAEKKLGLSEKITEHRDILTFILEDCQFDNTQTNWTDLELLEYMLNFIAGGHETTGSITMWIAHILATESKVQERLKQEVLGLCAGKPRDWNPTYEETEHLVYVNNFLKEMLRFYSPGIFLPREAAEDVTVCGTFVPKGTQVTLCPAVAHFNPLVWGETADIFDPDRWSDGRASKDSYAMESFLQGPAGCIAKNMALLNVKSVIFALVRNFKFSPRPGYTGVVELANPNFTLRPKGSMAVKMERENKIDGAYRMLR